A single region of the Streptomyces sp. NBC_00236 genome encodes:
- a CDS encoding SpoIIE family protein phosphatase yields MRTGWGDARREGVHRSPEGGLLDVLGVGAMVLDTKGRIVLWSPQAEALLGYAPAEALGRFAARVLVDEEHFELVLRLFTEVMSSGEVWAGVFPVRHKDGTTRLLEFRNMRLQDDRGDFYALGLAADGATLRAVEQDLALSVRLVDQSPIGLAVLDHDLRYLAANPALERMDGLSADGHLGRRVGEALPFLDSDAIGAAMREVLSSGVPQVSHEVVGRTPADPDTDRAWRMSLYRLDDSGGRVLGIAVSLIDVTDRYRAGAEVERARNRLALIADASVRIGTTLDLEQTAQELAEVTVPQLADVAAVDVLDSVLKGHPGLTEGPILIQALAIVAARPNPVVEAADPPGHAAQYGADRLITRCVRTGRPVREPYLDAGILARIARDSRSAELLAQAGAHSYMAVPLIARGEVLGAIDLIRTDNPLPFTEDDELMACELAARAAVSIDNARLYRQQRETALTLQRSMLPRNHHDPVGLEVASRYQPAASRYEVGGDWFDVIGLRHRRTALVVGDVMGSGINAATTMGRLRTATQTLSRLGLQPAEVLGHLDEITADLDPPFATCVYAVYDPDAGRCRVSTAGHLPPVLVPRDGAPRLLDLPPGAPLGVGGVPFSDVTVPLGPGDLLVLYTDGLVETREVDIDSRLDSLLGLLRHPDPSLEDSCDRLLRELRAPQDHDDVALLMARVRG; encoded by the coding sequence ATGCGGACCGGCTGGGGCGATGCGCGCAGGGAAGGCGTGCACCGCTCCCCGGAGGGGGGCCTGCTCGACGTCCTTGGTGTGGGCGCGATGGTGCTGGACACCAAGGGACGCATCGTGCTGTGGAGCCCTCAGGCGGAGGCGCTGCTCGGCTACGCGCCCGCCGAGGCGCTGGGCCGGTTCGCCGCACGGGTGCTCGTGGACGAGGAGCACTTCGAGCTGGTGCTGAGGCTCTTCACCGAGGTGATGAGCAGCGGCGAGGTGTGGGCGGGTGTCTTCCCCGTGCGGCACAAGGACGGCACCACCCGGCTGCTCGAGTTCCGCAACATGCGGCTGCAGGACGACCGGGGCGACTTCTACGCGCTGGGACTGGCGGCGGACGGGGCGACGCTGCGCGCGGTCGAACAGGATCTCGCGCTGTCCGTGCGCCTGGTCGACCAGTCGCCGATCGGCCTGGCCGTCCTGGACCACGATCTGCGCTATCTGGCCGCCAATCCCGCGCTGGAGCGGATGGACGGGCTCAGCGCCGACGGCCACCTGGGCCGCCGGGTGGGAGAGGCGCTGCCGTTCCTGGACTCCGACGCCATCGGGGCGGCGATGCGCGAGGTCCTCAGCAGCGGTGTGCCGCAGGTGTCCCACGAGGTGGTGGGACGCACGCCCGCCGATCCGGACACCGACCGTGCCTGGCGGATGTCGCTGTACCGCCTGGACGACTCCGGGGGCCGGGTGCTCGGGATCGCCGTGTCGCTGATCGACGTGACCGACCGCTACCGGGCGGGTGCCGAGGTGGAGCGCGCCCGGAACCGCCTGGCACTGATCGCCGACGCCTCGGTACGGATCGGCACCACGCTGGATCTGGAGCAGACGGCCCAGGAGCTGGCGGAGGTCACCGTGCCCCAGCTCGCCGACGTCGCCGCGGTCGATGTCCTGGACAGCGTCCTGAAGGGGCACCCCGGCCTGACCGAGGGGCCGATCCTCATCCAGGCCCTGGCCATCGTCGCGGCGCGGCCGAACCCCGTGGTGGAGGCGGCGGATCCGCCGGGACACGCGGCCCAGTACGGTGCCGACCGGCTGATCACCCGCTGTGTGCGGACCGGCCGGCCGGTCCGGGAGCCGTACCTCGACGCGGGGATACTGGCGCGCATAGCCAGGGACAGCCGGTCGGCCGAGCTCCTCGCGCAGGCGGGCGCGCACTCCTACATGGCGGTGCCACTGATCGCACGGGGCGAGGTCCTCGGCGCGATCGACCTCATCCGTACGGACAATCCGCTGCCGTTCACCGAGGACGACGAGCTGATGGCGTGCGAGCTGGCCGCCCGCGCGGCGGTCAGCATCGACAACGCCCGGCTCTACCGGCAGCAGCGGGAGACCGCGCTCACCCTGCAGCGCAGCATGCTGCCGCGCAACCACCACGATCCGGTGGGTCTGGAGGTGGCGTCCCGCTACCAGCCGGCCGCTTCGCGGTACGAGGTCGGCGGGGACTGGTTCGACGTCATCGGGCTGCGGCACCGGCGGACCGCGCTCGTGGTGGGCGATGTGATGGGCAGCGGGATCAACGCCGCCACCACGATGGGGCGGCTGCGTACCGCCACGCAGACCCTGTCCAGGCTCGGTCTCCAGCCCGCGGAGGTACTGGGCCACCTCGACGAGATCACCGCCGACCTGGACCCGCCCTTCGCCACCTGCGTGTACGCCGTGTACGACCCGGACGCCGGGCGGTGCCGGGTGAGTACGGCCGGTCATCTCCCGCCGGTGCTGGTCCCGAGGGACGGTGCGCCGCGTCTGCTCGATCTGCCGCCCGGGGCACCGCTGGGCGTGGGTGGTGTGCCGTTCAGCGACGTCACCGTCCCGCTCGGGCCCGGCGACCTGCTCGTGCTCTACACGGACGGGCTGGTGGAGACCCGGGAGGTCGACATCGACAGCCGGCTGGACAGCCTGCTGGGGCTGTTGCGGCATCCGGATCCGTCGCTGGAGGATTCCTGCGACCGGCTGCTGCGCGAGCTGCGGGCTCCCCAGGACCACGACGACGTGGCCCTGCTGATGGCCCGGGTGCGCGGCTGA
- a CDS encoding WhiB family transcriptional regulator has product MENWRMLAACREEDPDLFFPIGSTGPALVQTEDAKAVCRSCPVRQECLRWALDNGQDAGVWGGLDESERRTLKRRSRRRAKDPR; this is encoded by the coding sequence ATGGAGAACTGGCGCATGCTCGCGGCCTGCCGCGAGGAGGACCCCGACCTGTTCTTCCCCATCGGGAGCACCGGCCCCGCGCTGGTGCAGACCGAGGACGCCAAAGCGGTGTGCCGGAGCTGTCCCGTACGGCAGGAGTGCCTGCGGTGGGCTCTGGACAACGGCCAGGACGCCGGTGTGTGGGGTGGTCTGGACGAGTCGGAGCGACGCACGCTGAAGCGCCGTTCGCGCAGGCGGGCCAAGGACCCCCGGTAG
- a CDS encoding YkvA family protein has protein sequence MDTTAWIVIGAVFVLLTVGVAGVLLVRVLRARKLLADAGVPLRDKALLWAAVIYTVSPVDLLPDPVYLDDIGFLLLALRSLHGAARAAGVGRHGERPVESRSLVP, from the coding sequence ATGGACACCACGGCATGGATCGTCATCGGCGCAGTCTTCGTGCTGCTCACGGTGGGCGTCGCCGGCGTTCTCCTGGTACGGGTCCTGCGCGCCAGGAAGCTGCTGGCCGACGCCGGGGTTCCGCTGCGCGACAAGGCGCTGCTCTGGGCGGCGGTGATCTACACGGTCTCGCCCGTCGACCTGCTGCCGGACCCCGTCTACCTCGATGACATCGGCTTCCTGCTGCTGGCCCTGCGTTCGCTGCACGGTGCCGCGCGGGCCGCGGGAGTGGGCAGGCACGGGGAGCGGCCGGTGGAGTCCCGGAGCCTCGTGCCGTAG
- a CDS encoding discoidin domain-containing protein yields the protein MHRPSAALPARPRPGTLLITLLALLASSLVMLTAPPARAAESLLSQGKNATASSHEGDGYAASAAVDGNLTGTRWASEWRDPQWIQVDLGATADLSRAVLTWESAYGKAYEIQASDNGSDWRTLKTVTAGDGGTDDLALSGSGRYVRMYGTARAGGYGYSLWEFQVYGTTGPPPATGGAVRVTGSQGNWQLTVDGKPYQVKGLTWGPSVADAGRYLPDLRSMGVNTIRTWGTDASSKPLLDEAAANGIRVVSGFWLQPGGGPGSGGCVNYLTDDAYKTASLTEFAKWVDTYRNHPGVLMWNVGNESVLGLQNCYSGDELERQRNAYTTFVNDVAKKIHTIDPNHPVTSTDAWTGAWPYYKRNAPDLDLYSVNSYGDICGVRGAWESGGYTKPYIITEGGPAGEWEVPDDANGVPDEPTDVQKAEGYTKAWNCITAHQGVALGATLFHYGTEHDFGGIWFNVVPDGKKRLSYYALKKAYAGSTAGDNTPPVISGMTVQNAGGAPAGAEFTVGAAIRDPDNDPLTYRIFLSGNYATGDKALVEAAWRATGNGTFAVRAPDRLGVWKVYIQAEDGHGNAGIETKSVKVVVPPVAGTNLALGRPATATSAQAGSTGCPCTAAMATDGRMDTRWASDWSDPQSIQVDLGERTSLRHIQLVWDPAYAKAYEVLVSDDGTNWRSVYSTTSGNGDADDLDLAQTARYVKLNLTQRGTGWGYSLWEFGIYG from the coding sequence GTGCACAGACCTAGCGCAGCCCTGCCCGCGAGACCGCGTCCGGGCACGCTGCTGATCACTCTTCTCGCGCTTCTCGCGTCGTCGCTCGTGATGCTGACAGCGCCCCCTGCCCGTGCCGCCGAGTCGCTTCTCTCGCAGGGGAAGAACGCCACCGCCTCGTCCCACGAGGGGGACGGCTACGCGGCCTCCGCGGCGGTGGACGGAAACCTGACCGGCACCCGCTGGGCCAGCGAATGGCGCGATCCCCAGTGGATCCAGGTCGACCTGGGGGCCACCGCCGACCTCAGCAGGGCCGTACTGACCTGGGAGTCCGCCTACGGCAAGGCGTACGAGATCCAGGCCTCCGACAACGGATCGGACTGGCGCACCCTCAAGACCGTGACCGCGGGCGACGGCGGAACGGATGATCTCGCCCTGTCCGGCTCCGGCCGGTACGTCCGCATGTACGGCACCGCCCGGGCCGGGGGGTACGGCTACTCCCTGTGGGAGTTCCAGGTGTACGGCACCACCGGCCCGCCGCCCGCCACCGGCGGCGCCGTCCGCGTCACCGGCTCGCAGGGCAACTGGCAGCTGACCGTCGACGGGAAGCCCTACCAGGTCAAGGGCCTGACCTGGGGCCCCTCCGTGGCCGACGCGGGCCGCTACCTCCCCGACCTCAGGTCGATGGGCGTCAACACCATCCGCACCTGGGGGACCGACGCCTCGTCCAAGCCACTGCTCGACGAGGCCGCGGCCAACGGCATCCGGGTCGTCAGCGGCTTCTGGCTCCAGCCGGGCGGCGGCCCGGGCAGCGGCGGCTGTGTCAACTACCTGACCGACGACGCGTACAAGACCGCCTCGCTCACCGAGTTCGCCAAGTGGGTCGACACGTACAGGAACCACCCGGGCGTCCTCATGTGGAACGTCGGCAACGAGTCGGTGCTCGGGCTCCAGAACTGCTACAGCGGTGACGAACTGGAGAGGCAGCGCAACGCCTACACCACCTTCGTCAACGACGTGGCGAAGAAGATCCACACCATCGACCCGAACCACCCGGTCACCTCGACCGACGCCTGGACCGGAGCCTGGCCCTACTACAAGCGCAACGCCCCCGACCTCGACCTGTACTCGGTCAACTCCTACGGCGACATCTGCGGTGTGCGGGGCGCCTGGGAGTCCGGCGGCTACACCAAGCCCTACATCATCACCGAGGGCGGTCCGGCCGGTGAGTGGGAGGTGCCGGACGACGCCAACGGTGTCCCGGACGAGCCCACCGACGTCCAGAAGGCCGAGGGCTACACCAAGGCCTGGAACTGCATCACCGCCCACCAGGGGGTCGCCCTGGGCGCGACCCTCTTCCACTACGGAACGGAGCACGACTTCGGGGGCATCTGGTTCAACGTGGTGCCCGACGGCAAGAAGCGGCTGTCGTACTACGCGCTGAAGAAGGCGTACGCCGGATCCACGGCCGGGGACAACACCCCGCCCGTCATCAGCGGCATGACGGTCCAGAACGCCGGCGGAGCCCCGGCCGGGGCGGAGTTCACCGTCGGGGCCGCCATCCGGGACCCGGACAACGACCCGTTGACGTACCGGATCTTCCTGAGCGGGAACTACGCCACCGGTGACAAGGCCCTGGTCGAGGCCGCCTGGCGCGCCACGGGCAACGGCACCTTCGCGGTGAGGGCGCCGGACCGGCTCGGGGTGTGGAAGGTCTACATCCAGGCCGAGGACGGACACGGCAACGCGGGCATCGAGACCAAGTCCGTGAAGGTCGTGGTGCCCCCGGTCGCCGGCACCAACCTGGCCCTCGGGCGGCCGGCCACCGCCACGTCCGCACAGGCCGGCAGCACCGGCTGCCCCTGTACCGCCGCGATGGCGACCGACGGCAGGATGGACACCCGCTGGGCCAGCGACTGGAGCGACCCCCAGTCGATCCAGGTCGACCTGGGCGAGCGCACGTCGTTGCGCCACATCCAGCTGGTGTGGGACCCGGCCTACGCCAAGGCGTACGAGGTACTGGTCTCGGACGACGGCACCAACTGGCGGTCCGTGTACTCCACCACCAGTGGCAACGGCGACGCCGACGACCTCGACCTCGCGCAGACCGCCCGTTATGTGAAGCTCAACCTCACACAGCGGGGCACCGGTTGGGGCTACTCGCTCTGGGAGTTCGGTATCTACGGCTGA
- a CDS encoding mycothiol transferase, producing the protein MNVADILTEGYTRIQETVHAAVEGLEPDTLNARPDDGANSIAWLVWHLTRVQDDHLADAAGTEQVWFTEGWAARFDLPFAKGATGYGHSSKEVGAVKVGSADLLLGYYDAVHARSAEFIGGLDGKALDRVVDEAWSPPVTLGVRLISVLADDLQHAGQAAFVRGCLERR; encoded by the coding sequence ATGAACGTCGCAGACATCCTGACCGAGGGATACACCCGCATCCAAGAGACCGTGCACGCGGCCGTCGAGGGTCTCGAACCCGACACCCTCAACGCCCGCCCGGACGACGGGGCCAACTCGATCGCCTGGCTGGTCTGGCACCTGACCCGCGTCCAGGACGATCACCTCGCCGACGCGGCGGGCACCGAGCAGGTCTGGTTCACCGAGGGCTGGGCCGCACGCTTCGACCTGCCCTTCGCCAAGGGCGCCACCGGCTACGGGCACAGCAGCAAGGAGGTCGGCGCGGTCAAGGTCGGCTCGGCGGACCTGCTGCTGGGGTACTACGACGCCGTGCACGCACGTTCTGCCGAGTTCATCGGCGGCCTCGACGGCAAGGCGCTCGACCGCGTCGTCGACGAGGCGTGGTCGCCGCCCGTCACCCTGGGGGTCCGGTTGATCAGCGTCCTGGCGGACGACCTCCAGCACGCGGGACAGGCGGCTTTCGTGCGCGGCTGCCTGGAGCGCCGCTGA
- a CDS encoding helix-turn-helix transcriptional regulator, producing MAARPDITAWRPSVAGIEEVFHAHFTDHTYPMHTHAAWTLLIVDEGMVRYDLDRHEHGVLTDVVTLLPPHVPHNGGAATAAGFRKRVLYLDVAQVDEGLVGMAVDRPVLRDPALRRRIGRLHTTLAGPGDELEAASRLALVAERLDRHLRSRPEPARYVHDRRVAHRLRDLLDERFVEGITLQDAALRLHAHHAHLVRAFSREFGMAPHQYVTGRRVDLARRLLLRGMPASEVAGAVGFYDQSHLTRHFKRVVGTGPGHYARTRGASALSA from the coding sequence ATGGCTGCACGTCCGGACATCACCGCGTGGCGTCCGTCGGTGGCGGGAATCGAAGAGGTCTTCCACGCCCACTTCACCGACCACACCTACCCGATGCACACCCATGCCGCCTGGACCCTGCTCATCGTGGACGAGGGCATGGTCCGCTACGACCTGGACCGCCACGAGCACGGGGTGCTCACCGACGTGGTGACCCTGCTGCCCCCGCACGTCCCGCACAACGGCGGCGCCGCCACCGCCGCGGGGTTCCGCAAGCGCGTCCTCTACCTCGATGTCGCCCAGGTCGACGAGGGGCTCGTCGGCATGGCCGTCGACCGGCCCGTCCTGCGCGATCCGGCCCTGCGCCGCAGGATCGGCCGCCTGCACACGACGCTCGCCGGCCCGGGCGACGAACTGGAGGCGGCAAGCCGTCTCGCGCTGGTCGCCGAACGGCTCGACCGGCATCTGCGCAGCCGTCCGGAGCCCGCACGGTACGTGCACGACCGCAGGGTCGCCCACCGGCTGCGGGATCTGCTCGATGAACGGTTCGTGGAGGGGATCACGCTCCAGGACGCGGCGCTGCGGCTGCACGCCCATCACGCGCACCTGGTGCGGGCCTTCAGCCGGGAGTTCGGCATGGCACCGCACCAGTACGTGACGGGTCGCCGGGTCGATCTCGCACGCCGGCTGCTCCTGCGGGGGATGCCCGCCTCGGAGGTGGCGGGCGCCGTGGGGTTCTACGACCAGTCCCATCTGACACGCCACTTCAAGCGGGTCGTGGGCACCGGCCCGGGACATTACGCCCGCACCCGCGGCGCGTCCGCCCTGTCGGCCTGA
- a CDS encoding DUF2000 domain-containing protein encodes MTDELAPVRFDTKIAVLLRDDLETWQRLNVTAFLVSGLGTAVPEVVGEPYADADDTPYLPMFRQPVLVFEGPKEVLTTAHTRAVGRGAILSVFTSDLFATGNDRDNRAAVRAVRRDGMDLVGLAVHGPRNAVDKILKGASMHP; translated from the coding sequence ATGACAGATGAACTCGCCCCCGTCCGCTTCGACACCAAGATCGCCGTGCTGCTCCGGGACGACCTGGAGACGTGGCAGCGCCTCAATGTGACGGCCTTCCTCGTCAGCGGGCTCGGTACGGCCGTGCCCGAGGTGGTCGGCGAGCCGTACGCCGACGCCGACGACACCCCGTACCTGCCGATGTTCCGTCAGCCGGTGCTGGTCTTCGAGGGGCCGAAGGAAGTGCTGACGACGGCCCACACCCGGGCGGTCGGCCGGGGAGCGATCCTTTCGGTGTTCACCTCCGACCTCTTCGCGACGGGCAACGACCGGGACAACCGGGCCGCCGTCCGCGCGGTGCGGCGGGACGGTATGGATCTGGTGGGGCTGGCCGTGCACGGGCCCCGCAACGCCGTCGACAAGATCCTCAAGGGCGCGTCGATGCATCCCTGA
- a CDS encoding polyprenyl synthetase family protein, giving the protein MTPPVAQRTGAPQILARCRELVRPSLVRAVGRLHPWHAEITAFSFGWDGDGRPLPGAQGKGVRQALAVLGAEAVGAKAESAVPGAVAVELIHTFSLLHDDVMDGDETRRQRATAWKAYGTGPAVLAGDALFALAVQTLAGTPGGACAPAVRLLAGALNDLVHGQADDLLFESRPWTGPDAVQPHEYRRMAEQKTGALLGCAAGLGAVLGGAGRSETDALTSAGRHLGVAFQAVDDVLGIWGDPAVTGKPVHSDLRRRKKTYPVLTALTAGGPAAVRLGALLRTGEALDDRAARRAAGLIEEAGGRAAALDEADRHLERARACLESVALATEPLADLLALLPYFAARVR; this is encoded by the coding sequence ATGACTCCTCCCGTGGCCCAGCGGACCGGGGCGCCGCAGATACTCGCCCGTTGCCGCGAACTCGTCCGTCCCTCGCTCGTCCGGGCGGTCGGGCGGCTGCACCCGTGGCATGCCGAGATCACCGCGTTCTCCTTCGGCTGGGACGGGGACGGCCGGCCCCTCCCCGGTGCGCAGGGCAAAGGGGTCCGGCAGGCCCTGGCGGTGCTCGGCGCGGAGGCCGTCGGCGCGAAGGCGGAGAGCGCGGTCCCCGGCGCTGTCGCCGTCGAACTGATCCACACGTTCTCCCTGCTCCACGACGACGTCATGGACGGCGACGAGACCCGCAGGCAGCGGGCCACCGCCTGGAAGGCATACGGCACCGGACCCGCGGTCCTCGCCGGCGACGCGCTCTTCGCACTCGCCGTCCAGACGCTGGCCGGTACTCCCGGCGGCGCCTGCGCCCCGGCGGTCCGGCTGCTGGCCGGGGCACTCAACGACCTGGTGCACGGTCAGGCCGACGACCTGCTCTTCGAGTCGCGGCCCTGGACCGGGCCGGATGCCGTGCAGCCGCACGAGTACCGGCGGATGGCCGAGCAGAAGACGGGCGCCCTGCTGGGCTGCGCGGCCGGCCTCGGCGCCGTCCTGGGGGGCGCCGGGCGCTCGGAGACCGATGCCCTCACATCGGCCGGCCGCCACCTCGGGGTGGCGTTCCAGGCCGTGGACGACGTGCTCGGGATCTGGGGCGACCCGGCCGTCACGGGCAAGCCCGTCCACAGCGATCTGCGGCGCCGGAAGAAGACGTACCCCGTCCTCACCGCGCTCACGGCCGGCGGCCCGGCCGCTGTGCGCCTGGGCGCGTTGCTGCGTACGGGAGAGGCGCTGGACGACCGTGCCGCCAGGCGGGCGGCCGGGCTGATCGAGGAGGCCGGCGGACGCGCGGCGGCCCTGGACGAGGCCGACCGGCACCTGGAGCGTGCTCGCGCCTGCCTGGAGAGCGTGGCCCTGGCGACGGAGCCTCTCGCGGATCTTCTCGCCCTGCTCCCGTATTTCGCCGCACGCGTCCGGTGA
- a CDS encoding tetratricopeptide repeat protein: MHSKAMAPEYQGALTKMSVNASLTDVLAEGQRHLKEAELAGSPQEVARTGLAVAEAHRRLGHVQDADRAWKASYRAARSAGATGAMAWALWSGGTLARQRGELRLAFRLLRLAADLGKAGGDVVARGYSLAGLAETGRIQGDYRTVAALHEQLLAEARARGEARHTVWALEGIAQIHRNTGSFDTALEMFEEAARLAGDADDRRGRAWALRGMADIISVRDNDPERALGLLSEAELTCRAMKLSSALAYNHKMRANVLYRARRYEEARTVYEEALAEFRAMTEPRGEALARLGLVKSLARLGRDRAATAAELDELRGTLDRIGLLNARGMVDKAYAELGVTAAGDIAAAPGATPPAGGPR, encoded by the coding sequence ATGCACAGCAAAGCAATGGCGCCCGAGTACCAGGGCGCCCTCACCAAGATGTCCGTGAACGCATCCCTCACGGACGTACTGGCCGAGGGGCAACGTCACCTCAAGGAGGCCGAACTCGCCGGCTCCCCGCAGGAGGTGGCCCGCACCGGGCTCGCGGTGGCCGAGGCCCACCGGAGACTGGGTCACGTCCAGGACGCCGACCGCGCCTGGAAGGCCAGCTACCGGGCGGCCCGCTCGGCCGGCGCCACGGGGGCCATGGCCTGGGCGCTGTGGAGCGGCGGGACGCTCGCCCGGCAGCGCGGCGAACTGCGACTCGCCTTCCGGCTGCTGAGGCTGGCCGCGGACCTGGGGAAGGCGGGCGGGGACGTCGTCGCGCGCGGCTACTCACTCGCCGGACTCGCGGAGACCGGACGCATCCAGGGCGACTACCGGACCGTCGCCGCGCTGCACGAGCAGCTCCTCGCCGAAGCACGTGCCCGCGGCGAGGCCCGGCACACCGTCTGGGCCCTGGAGGGCATCGCCCAGATCCATCGCAACACCGGGTCGTTCGACACCGCCCTGGAGATGTTCGAGGAGGCGGCCCGGCTCGCCGGGGACGCCGACGACCGGCGCGGCCGTGCCTGGGCGCTGCGCGGGATGGCCGACATCATCTCCGTACGCGACAACGACCCGGAGCGCGCGCTCGGTCTGCTCTCCGAGGCGGAACTCACCTGCCGTGCGATGAAGTTGTCGAGTGCCCTCGCCTACAACCACAAGATGCGCGCCAATGTGCTCTACCGTGCCCGGCGGTACGAGGAGGCCCGGACGGTCTACGAGGAGGCGCTGGCGGAGTTCCGTGCGATGACCGAGCCCCGGGGCGAGGCGCTGGCCCGGCTCGGGCTCGTGAAGTCGCTCGCCCGGCTCGGCCGCGACCGTGCCGCGACCGCCGCGGAGCTGGACGAGCTGCGGGGGACGCTGGACCGGATCGGACTGCTCAACGCCCGCGGCATGGTCGACAAGGCGTACGCGGAACTCGGCGTGACGGCGGCCGGCGACATCGCGGCGGCCCCAGGCGCGACGCCCCCGGCGGGCGGCCCGCGATGA
- a CDS encoding phosphoribosyltransferase family protein: MLFADRADAGQQLAEALRPLASSDPVVLGLPRGGVPVAFRVARELGVALDVIVVRKLGVPYHPELGFGAIGEGGVRIISEDIVRRGGVSEADVAAVEGAEEAELLRRARAFRGDRPRVPLAGRTVIIVDDGIATGATAMAACEVARAQGAARVVLAVPVAPPDAAERLGGQVDELVCLSTPHGFAAVGEWYRDFGQTPDEEVVSLLARAAAPDASRTAAEVAVEAGGVTLPGDLTPAGDTGALVVFAHGSGSSRHSPRNRSVAAALNRAGLGTLLFDLLTPAEEADRANVFDIGTLAGRLVDATVWVRRRAPGPVGLFGASTGAAAALRAAAAVGTERGAGIGAVVSRGGRPDLAGDSLGDVRAPTLFIVGGDDTRVLELNRQAQARLRCENRLDVVTGATHLFEEPGALDEVAELARDWFTGHLTARSG; this comes from the coding sequence GTGCTGTTCGCCGACCGCGCCGACGCGGGTCAGCAGCTGGCCGAGGCGCTGCGCCCGCTGGCGTCGAGCGACCCCGTCGTCCTGGGCCTGCCGCGTGGCGGTGTACCGGTGGCCTTCCGGGTCGCCCGGGAGCTCGGCGTCGCTCTCGATGTGATCGTGGTGCGCAAACTCGGCGTCCCGTACCACCCGGAGCTGGGCTTCGGCGCCATCGGAGAGGGTGGCGTGCGGATCATCAGCGAGGACATCGTGCGCCGCGGCGGGGTGTCGGAGGCGGATGTCGCCGCGGTCGAAGGGGCGGAGGAGGCCGAGCTGCTGCGGCGGGCCCGGGCGTTCCGGGGCGACCGGCCCCGGGTCCCGCTTGCGGGGCGCACCGTGATCATCGTGGACGACGGCATCGCCACCGGCGCGACCGCCATGGCCGCGTGCGAGGTGGCCCGGGCCCAGGGAGCCGCGCGCGTGGTGCTGGCCGTGCCGGTGGCACCTCCGGACGCCGCCGAACGGCTGGGCGGGCAGGTCGACGAGCTGGTGTGCCTGTCGACACCGCACGGATTCGCCGCCGTGGGTGAGTGGTACCGGGACTTCGGCCAGACCCCGGACGAGGAAGTCGTCTCGCTGCTGGCCCGGGCCGCCGCTCCGGACGCCTCACGGACCGCGGCCGAGGTGGCGGTGGAGGCGGGCGGCGTGACCCTGCCGGGTGACCTCACCCCGGCCGGGGACACCGGAGCACTCGTCGTGTTCGCCCACGGCTCCGGCAGCAGCCGGCACAGCCCGCGCAACCGTTCGGTGGCGGCGGCCCTGAACCGGGCGGGACTCGGCACCCTGCTCTTCGACCTGCTCACCCCCGCCGAGGAGGCCGACCGCGCCAACGTCTTCGACATCGGGACCCTGGCCGGGCGACTGGTGGACGCCACCGTCTGGGTACGGCGTCGCGCCCCCGGCCCCGTCGGTCTGTTCGGCGCGAGCACCGGGGCCGCGGCAGCCTTGCGGGCAGCCGCCGCCGTCGGCACGGAGCGCGGCGCGGGGATCGGCGCCGTCGTCTCCCGGGGCGGCCGGCCCGACCTCGCGGGCGACAGCCTCGGCGACGTACGGGCCCCGACCCTGTTCATCGTGGGCGGTGACGACACCCGGGTCCTGGAGCTGAACCGGCAGGCGCAGGCACGGCTGCGTTGCGAGAACCGGCTCGACGTCGTCACCGGGGCCACCCATCTCTTCGAGGAGCCGGGCGCGTTGGACGAGGTCGCCGAGCTGGCCCGGGACTGGTTCACCGGCCATCTGACAGCCCGATCCGGCTGA